From Acidimicrobiales bacterium, one genomic window encodes:
- a CDS encoding SRPBCC family protein produces the protein MELTNSFDVARPVEETWAALTDVELIAPCLPGAHLHEVENGEYRGVVKVRLGRIVTEFAGSATIVEQNAIDHKIVVNGQGLDAQGEGRAEALVTAKLEPINDTTTRVLVDTDLTLTGRVAQLGKGVLPEVSANLMTQFADNLAAALDGTRTDPARAETNGDGSARRRIEMPEPEAIDLLDAARTPVLKRIAVIVAIVLVVRWWLRR, from the coding sequence ACCTGGGCGGCGCTCACCGACGTCGAACTGATCGCGCCCTGCCTGCCCGGCGCCCATCTGCACGAGGTGGAGAACGGCGAGTACCGCGGCGTGGTGAAGGTGCGCCTCGGCCGCATCGTCACCGAGTTCGCCGGTTCGGCGACCATCGTCGAGCAGAACGCGATCGACCACAAGATCGTGGTCAACGGACAGGGCCTCGATGCGCAGGGCGAGGGACGCGCCGAGGCATTGGTGACCGCCAAGCTCGAACCGATCAACGACACCACCACCCGTGTGCTGGTCGACACCGACCTCACCCTCACCGGCCGTGTCGCCCAACTCGGCAAGGGCGTGCTCCCCGAGGTCAGCGCCAACCTGATGACGCAGTTCGCCGACAACCTCGCCGCGGCGCTCGACGGCACCCGCACCGATCCCGCCCGGGCCGAGACCAATGGCGACGGGTCGGCTCGTCGCCGAATCGAGATGCCCGAACCCGAGGCGATCGACCTGTTGGACGCGGCCCGCACGCCCGTGTTGAAGCGCATCGCCGTCATCGTCGCGATCGTGTTGGTGGTGCGCTGGTGGTTGCGCCGATGA
- a CDS encoding DUF501 domain-containing protein — protein MSVSAADRARVEELLGRPPGGDFEIVVRDESGDPVVLRNAPLLVGGRPMPTLYWLCGERVRKEIGRLEADGGVRRAEEAVDADELAAAHARYAAERDALLPDDHQGPAPSDGVGGTRRGVKCLHAHYAWYLAGGDDPVGRWVARQLAESRADAPSERGTEDSE, from the coding sequence ATGAGCGTGTCGGCCGCCGACCGGGCCAGGGTCGAGGAGCTGCTCGGCCGACCGCCGGGCGGCGACTTCGAGATCGTGGTCCGTGACGAGTCCGGCGACCCCGTCGTCCTGCGCAATGCGCCCCTGCTGGTCGGCGGTCGCCCGATGCCGACGCTCTATTGGCTGTGCGGCGAGCGGGTGCGCAAGGAGATCGGTCGCCTGGAGGCCGACGGTGGTGTCCGTCGGGCCGAGGAGGCGGTCGACGCCGACGAGCTCGCGGCTGCCCACGCCCGCTACGCCGCCGAACGCGACGCCCTGCTCCCGGACGATCACCAGGGCCCGGCGCCGTCCGACGGCGTCGGCGGCACCCGCCGCGGGGTGAAGTGCCTGCATGCCCACTACGCCTGGTACCTCGCCGGCGGCGACGACCCCGTCGGCCGGTGGGTCGCCCGGCAACTCGCCGAATCGCGTGCCGATGCGCCTTCCGAACGGGGAACCGAGGACTCCGAATGA
- a CDS encoding Ppx/GppA phosphatase family protein produces MTAPVAAIDCGTNSTRLLVHDGTATIERLMTITKLGEGVDANGRLSPAAIERTLAALREYRTVMDRHGVERVRITATSAARDAANADEFFDAAEAVVGTRPELLSGLEEGRLSFRGATADLDPADGPFLVFDIGGGSTEFAFGSTEATSAMSLDIGCVRLSEKYIETDPPLPEELLACLSITEAHLDDVAREMPESFGAATFVGLAGTVSAAAMVEIGLPEYDRDRVHHFRLTKEAAEDVYRTVAMENRADRAHNPGLEPGRVDTIVAGMSILVRIMRYFGIEEVLVSEADILDGLAFSLFDA; encoded by the coding sequence ATGACCGCTCCTGTCGCCGCGATCGATTGCGGTACCAACTCGACCCGGCTGCTCGTGCACGACGGGACCGCCACGATCGAACGGCTGATGACCATCACGAAGCTCGGCGAGGGGGTCGACGCCAACGGCCGCCTGAGCCCGGCCGCGATCGAGCGGACCCTCGCCGCCCTGCGCGAGTACCGCACCGTCATGGACCGACACGGCGTCGAGCGGGTGCGGATCACCGCGACGTCGGCGGCCCGCGACGCTGCGAATGCCGACGAGTTCTTCGACGCCGCCGAGGCCGTGGTGGGCACCCGCCCCGAGCTGCTCAGTGGTCTCGAGGAGGGCCGGCTCTCGTTCCGGGGAGCGACGGCCGATCTCGATCCGGCCGACGGCCCGTTCCTGGTCTTCGACATCGGTGGCGGTTCCACCGAGTTCGCCTTCGGATCGACCGAGGCGACATCGGCGATGTCGCTCGACATCGGCTGTGTGCGGCTCAGCGAGAAGTACATCGAGACCGATCCGCCGCTGCCCGAGGAGCTGCTCGCCTGTCTCTCGATCACCGAAGCCCATCTCGACGACGTCGCTCGGGAGATGCCGGAGTCGTTCGGGGCGGCGACGTTCGTCGGCCTGGCCGGCACGGTGTCGGCGGCGGCGATGGTCGAGATCGGTCTGCCCGAGTACGACCGCGACCGGGTCCACCACTTCCGCCTGACCAAGGAGGCGGCCGAAGACGTGTATCGCACCGTGGCGATGGAGAACCGTGCCGACCGGGCCCACAACCCCGGCCTCGAGCCGGGGCGGGTCGACACGATCGTCGCCGGCATGAGCATCCTGGTGCGGATCATGCGCTATTTCGGGATCGAGGAGGTGCTCGTGAGCGAGGCCGACATCCTCGACGGCCTGGCATTCTCGCTGTTCGACGCCTGA
- a CDS encoding GNAT family protein has product MTTLFGRRVLLRPLEAGDFAKWQEVRRRNTDWLTKWEPARLPGSPDVVEDAHAFGVRCSARQRERQLGSGYGFGIFVDGVFGGEINLNSIQRGPFQSAYVGYWIDEAMAGNGYTPEAFVVAARFAFEDLNLHRIQAAIVPRNSASRRVAEKLRLRNEGTAERYLEINGVWEDHVRYAMTSEEWETRKDELIREWIDY; this is encoded by the coding sequence GTGACCACGCTGTTTGGACGCCGAGTCCTTCTTCGCCCGCTCGAGGCCGGCGACTTCGCGAAGTGGCAGGAAGTGCGGCGTCGCAACACCGACTGGCTCACCAAGTGGGAGCCGGCACGGCTACCGGGTTCGCCCGACGTGGTGGAGGACGCCCACGCCTTCGGTGTGCGCTGCTCGGCCCGCCAGCGTGAGCGCCAACTCGGCAGCGGCTACGGCTTCGGGATCTTCGTCGACGGTGTGTTCGGCGGTGAGATCAACCTCAACTCGATCCAGCGGGGTCCGTTCCAGTCGGCCTATGTCGGCTACTGGATCGACGAGGCGATGGCCGGCAACGGCTACACGCCCGAGGCGTTCGTCGTCGCCGCCCGTTTCGCGTTCGAGGACCTCAACCTGCATCGCATCCAGGCGGCGATCGTGCCTCGGAACTCGGCCAGTCGGCGGGTGGCCGAGAAGCTCCGCCTTCGCAACGAGGGTACGGCCGAGCGCTACCTCGAGATCAACGGCGTGTGGGAGGACCACGTCCGCTACGCCATGACCTCCGAGGAATGGGAGACCCGCAAGGACGAACTCATCCGCGAGTGGATCGACTACTGA
- a CDS encoding AMP-binding protein: MALDIDEETGLVRRPAPNPYPFGSSLLTDLVPERPDDPDRLALIDGDRTWNRLALSDDARRAAAVLHDLGVRPGDRVAWSLPNCAELPIGFLGTQLTGGVWLGINLPLAAPEKRFLLDDSGASVFVATREVLDEVGHTPGRRDVSFDEWGALVGRADPHAAPAIDHDPHAPAAIAYTSGTTGRPKGAVHSQHNLMWPGLVTVELHPPVAHDRQGTPLAHTILNMLVLGVVSAWVRGTTGVVLHSTHAAEFAAEVERHQVTRTTLVPTILHDLVHRPEIDPASLRSLESIIVGGAGTPAPLRRAFREKFGIRAISGYGLSEAPSGIVRESAEEDIDEVAAGYPLPLLGLRIVDDDDRPVAPGTEGEICVLPATTGAWAGSWTPTLGYWRRPESTRELLRGGALHTGDIGMLDTNGRLTISGRRSELILRGGANVYPVEVETVMANHPHVAEVAVYGVPDERLGQRVAASIVAAVDDPDLDDIRTHCAEHLAAYKIPAVIDVRPSLPRNAMGKVHKQALL; the protein is encoded by the coding sequence GTGGCGCTCGACATCGACGAGGAGACCGGCCTGGTTCGCCGGCCCGCACCGAACCCGTACCCGTTCGGGTCGAGCCTCCTCACCGACCTCGTTCCCGAGCGCCCCGACGACCCCGACCGCCTCGCCCTGATCGACGGCGACCGGACCTGGAACCGGCTCGCGCTGAGCGACGACGCCCGACGGGCCGCGGCGGTGCTGCACGACCTCGGCGTGCGGCCCGGCGACCGGGTCGCATGGTCGCTCCCCAACTGCGCCGAGCTCCCCATCGGATTCCTCGGCACCCAGCTCACCGGTGGCGTCTGGCTCGGCATCAACCTGCCCCTCGCCGCGCCCGAGAAGCGCTTCCTCCTCGACGATTCGGGCGCGAGCGTCTTCGTCGCGACCCGCGAGGTGCTCGACGAGGTCGGACACACCCCCGGGCGACGAGACGTCTCGTTCGACGAATGGGGCGCGCTGGTCGGTCGGGCCGATCCCCATGCCGCGCCGGCGATCGACCACGACCCCCATGCGCCGGCGGCGATCGCCTACACCTCGGGTACCACCGGGCGTCCCAAGGGCGCGGTGCACAGCCAGCACAACCTCATGTGGCCGGGGCTCGTCACCGTGGAGCTCCACCCACCCGTCGCCCACGACCGTCAGGGCACACCGCTCGCCCACACCATCCTCAACATGCTGGTGCTCGGCGTGGTGTCGGCGTGGGTCCGCGGCACGACCGGAGTCGTCCTCCACAGCACCCATGCCGCCGAGTTCGCCGCGGAGGTCGAGCGTCACCAGGTCACCCGCACGACGCTGGTCCCCACGATCCTGCACGACCTGGTCCACCGCCCCGAGATCGATCCCGCGTCCCTCCGCTCGCTCGAGAGCATCATCGTCGGCGGGGCCGGGACCCCGGCGCCCCTGCGACGGGCCTTCCGCGAGAAGTTCGGCATCCGGGCCATCAGCGGCTATGGCCTGTCCGAGGCGCCGAGCGGGATCGTGCGCGAATCGGCCGAGGAGGACATCGACGAGGTCGCCGCCGGCTATCCGCTGCCCCTCCTCGGCCTGCGTATCGTTGACGACGACGATCGACCGGTGGCTCCCGGGACCGAAGGCGAGATCTGCGTCCTTCCTGCGACGACCGGCGCGTGGGCGGGCAGCTGGACTCCCACGCTCGGCTACTGGCGTCGTCCCGAGTCGACCCGCGAGCTCCTGCGCGGCGGGGCACTCCACACCGGCGACATCGGCATGCTCGACACCAATGGCCGCTTGACCATCAGCGGCCGCCGGTCTGAGCTGATCCTGCGCGGTGGCGCCAACGTCTACCCCGTCGAGGTCGAGACGGTGATGGCCAACCACCCCCACGTCGCCGAGGTGGCCGTCTACGGGGTGCCCGACGAGCGGCTCGGCCAACGGGTCGCCGCCTCGATCGTCGCCGCCGTCGACGACCCCGATCTCGACGACATCCGCACCCACTGCGCCGAACACCTCGCCGCCTACAAGATCCCCGCCGTCATCGACGTCCGCCCCTCACTCCCCCGCAACGCCATGGGCAAGGTCCACAAACAGGCCCTTCTGTGA
- a CDS encoding enoyl-CoA hydratase-related protein, whose translation MSLIETEVRDRVGILTLNDPDKRNAITLAMNDEIADVLDAWEADDGIGAMVVTGAGKGFCAGADLDDLLAEQGEAGMKKIYEGFLRIAHTSLPTIAAVNGAAVGAGFNMVLACDIVLAARERARFDSRFLQIALHPGGGHTWRLRSIVGRQTTMAMVLFGEVVQAEEAKELGIVWKVVDDETLIDDAVALAAVAAGQGKELNARTKASILTLDTVSESDAAVDHELWPQLWSMEQGDFRELVARLQANISSKS comes from the coding sequence ATGTCCCTCATCGAGACCGAAGTCCGAGACCGCGTCGGCATCCTCACCCTCAACGATCCCGACAAGCGCAACGCCATCACCCTGGCGATGAACGACGAGATCGCCGACGTGCTCGACGCATGGGAGGCCGACGACGGCATCGGCGCGATGGTCGTCACCGGCGCGGGCAAGGGCTTCTGCGCCGGCGCCGACCTCGACGACCTCCTCGCCGAGCAGGGCGAAGCGGGGATGAAGAAGATCTACGAGGGCTTCCTGCGCATCGCCCACACCTCGCTGCCCACCATCGCCGCGGTCAACGGTGCCGCGGTCGGCGCCGGCTTCAACATGGTCCTGGCCTGCGACATCGTCCTCGCCGCCCGCGAACGGGCCCGGTTCGACTCCCGCTTCCTCCAGATCGCCCTGCATCCGGGCGGCGGCCACACCTGGCGCCTGCGCTCGATCGTGGGGCGCCAGACCACCATGGCCATGGTGCTCTTCGGCGAGGTCGTGCAGGCCGAAGAGGCCAAAGAACTCGGGATCGTGTGGAAGGTCGTCGACGACGAGACCCTGATCGACGACGCCGTCGCCCTCGCCGCCGTCGCCGCCGGGCAGGGCAAGGAACTCAATGCCCGCACCAAGGCATCGATCCTCACCCTCGACACGGTGTCGGAGTCCGACGCCGCGGTCGACCACGAGCTCTGGCCCCAGCTGTGGTCGATGGAGCAGGGCGACTTCCGCGAGCTCGTCGCCCGCCTCCAGGCGAACATCAGCTCCAAGAGCTGA
- a CDS encoding MFS transporter yields the protein MSEEVVTRAEGGPEESAAVPGIFAALRHRNFLIVWLAAIVSNAGRFFQAVAVPLVIYELTDSAAWVGLAGFAQLLPTALLGPLAGAIADRYQRRNILIVTQTLQAVASLMFVAMWFGGVRSPTAYVAASVLAGAAAGLNLPAWQAFVADLVPRDTMMSAITLNSAQFNLARLLGPLGAGVVIKVWGPGWAFLVNAVSFATIIVALLAVSVPYVDRDRSQRMRPLREFIAAFRFARTRPGIITAIGTVTLIGFFGLASQTMSVALAEEVFEVEAGFAQMLFAAGLGAVIASPGVAWVAKFTKRSVIQQYALVLYGIGIVVAGVAPTFLLAQGGLFLMGMAHIASASTLNTSIQLQVDESVRAKVLSVYLTTLLIANPLGQLALGQAIERVGARETFVVAGAVLIVVAVVLTVTGRLEGLDDEVHTT from the coding sequence GTGTCGGAAGAGGTCGTGACGAGAGCCGAGGGCGGGCCCGAGGAAAGCGCAGCGGTGCCCGGCATCTTCGCGGCGCTGCGGCACCGCAACTTCCTGATCGTCTGGCTCGCTGCGATCGTCTCCAACGCCGGCCGGTTCTTCCAGGCGGTCGCCGTGCCCCTGGTCATCTACGAGCTGACCGACAGCGCCGCGTGGGTCGGTCTCGCCGGCTTCGCACAGCTCTTGCCGACTGCGCTTCTCGGCCCGCTCGCCGGGGCCATCGCCGACCGCTACCAGCGGCGCAACATCCTGATCGTCACGCAGACGCTGCAGGCCGTGGCGAGCCTGATGTTCGTCGCTATGTGGTTCGGAGGGGTCCGTTCGCCGACCGCGTATGTCGCTGCCTCGGTGTTGGCCGGCGCCGCCGCGGGGCTGAACCTGCCGGCCTGGCAGGCCTTCGTCGCCGATCTCGTCCCGCGCGACACGATGATGAGCGCCATCACGTTGAACAGCGCCCAGTTCAACCTGGCCCGCCTTCTGGGCCCACTCGGTGCGGGCGTCGTGATCAAGGTGTGGGGTCCCGGGTGGGCGTTCCTGGTCAACGCCGTGAGTTTCGCGACGATCATCGTGGCGTTGCTGGCGGTTTCGGTTCCCTACGTCGATCGTGATCGGTCGCAGCGGATGCGTCCGCTGCGCGAGTTCATCGCTGCGTTCCGGTTCGCCCGGACCCGCCCCGGCATCATCACGGCGATCGGCACCGTCACCTTGATCGGCTTCTTCGGTCTCGCCAGCCAGACCATGTCCGTCGCGCTCGCCGAAGAGGTCTTCGAGGTCGAGGCCGGCTTCGCCCAGATGCTGTTCGCGGCGGGGCTCGGCGCCGTCATCGCGTCGCCGGGCGTGGCCTGGGTGGCGAAGTTCACGAAGCGATCGGTGATCCAGCAGTACGCGCTCGTGCTCTACGGCATCGGCATCGTGGTCGCGGGTGTCGCCCCGACATTCCTGCTCGCCCAGGGCGGCCTGTTCCTGATGGGCATGGCCCACATCGCGTCGGCGTCCACGCTCAACACGTCGATCCAGTTGCAAGTCGACGAGTCGGTGCGGGCGAAGGTGCTGTCGGTCTATCTGACCACGCTGCTCATCGCGAACCCGCTCGGTCAGCTCGCGCTCGGTCAGGCGATCGAACGGGTCGGGGCCCGTGAGACCTTCGTGGTGGCCGGTGCCGTGCTCATCGTCGTCGCGGTGGTCCTCACCGTCACCGGTCGACTCGAGGGTCTCGACGACGAGGTCCACACCACGTAG
- a CDS encoding PD-(D/E)XK nuclease family protein, with protein sequence METPVELNPAQQDVLAQLGANRDERPRFDAVLRHQLRRELEDGLAPLVELVDQRKDAKPGDNMFVSKHMLGRIMGCERRFLAEEAEEFAWSVPIARGTIAHKAIELSIHWRREPEPLVLVDESISRLSEGIDGLADWLQQATEVERAELRAEANDRVVKFLECFPPLKPGWRPATESRLRLEIHDRFVLSGKVDLALGQAEGDVAGKVLIDLKTGGFAPQHLDDLRFYALLEAIRLGTPPRRLATYYLDQGRFLPEDVTENLLFSTVARITDGIARVLDLTSGGRPATTAPGPACRWCPAKADCDDGQRYLSDEDDDPGW encoded by the coding sequence GTGGAGACACCGGTCGAGCTGAACCCCGCGCAACAAGACGTCCTCGCCCAGCTCGGCGCCAACCGCGACGAACGTCCCCGCTTCGACGCCGTTCTGCGGCATCAGCTCCGCCGCGAACTCGAAGACGGGCTCGCGCCGCTCGTCGAGCTCGTCGACCAACGCAAGGACGCGAAACCCGGCGACAACATGTTCGTCTCCAAACACATGCTCGGCCGCATCATGGGCTGCGAACGCCGCTTCCTCGCCGAGGAAGCCGAAGAGTTCGCGTGGTCGGTCCCGATCGCGCGCGGGACCATCGCCCACAAGGCGATCGAGCTCAGCATCCACTGGCGCCGTGAACCCGAGCCGCTCGTGCTCGTCGACGAATCGATCAGCCGCCTCTCCGAAGGCATCGACGGGCTCGCCGACTGGCTCCAGCAGGCGACCGAGGTCGAGCGGGCCGAACTCCGAGCAGAAGCCAACGATCGCGTCGTCAAGTTCCTCGAGTGCTTCCCACCGCTCAAGCCCGGCTGGCGGCCGGCCACCGAGAGCCGCCTCCGGCTCGAGATCCACGACCGCTTCGTGCTCAGCGGCAAGGTCGACCTGGCGCTCGGCCAGGCCGAAGGCGACGTCGCCGGCAAGGTGCTGATCGACCTGAAGACCGGCGGGTTCGCCCCCCAGCACCTCGACGACCTCCGGTTCTATGCCCTGCTCGAGGCGATCCGCCTCGGCACGCCACCCCGTCGCCTGGCCACCTACTACCTCGACCAGGGCCGCTTCCTCCCCGAGGACGTGACCGAGAATCTCCTGTTCTCCACCGTCGCCCGCATCACCGACGGCATCGCCCGGGTCCTCGACCTGACCTCGGGCGGCCGACCGGCCACGACCGCGCCCGGCCCGGCCTGCCGCTGGTGCCCGGCCAAGGCCGACTGCGACGACGGTCAGCGCTACCTCAGCGACGAGGACGACGACCCGGGCTGGTAG